A stretch of DNA from Triticum dicoccoides isolate Atlit2015 ecotype Zavitan chromosome 2A, WEW_v2.0, whole genome shotgun sequence:
TTGCTAAGGCTAAAAGAGGATCATGTTGTTgcttgtttttgcaagtttttagGTTTCAAATATATCTCTGTCATTTGTGCATCAGTATGTGGGTGGTAGTATCACAACCAATTTCATCTGAAGAAATGGTGTTTGTTTCAAAATTCGACCATTCTTTCCCCATGTGATTCCCCCTGTTGCTGCCAAGTATTTTGTGTTCTAGTTGTAGCCCCATCTTGCCGCATGCCTTTGGTTGCAGCCTAATCTCCCTTGGCAGTGTATTGGTAATTGATACGTGATCACATATGTATGGGCTTCGCGTTGTATACGAGTTTTTTTTTTGGCTGACAGCGAGCTCTGCTTCGACATGTCCTACACTGCCACTATTGCAGAGTAGGCAACATTATATAGAACATATTGAAATACAGGTCGCTGTCAGCCACCAATCGAGCCTTCGCTTCTGGATCAGCCTAACATTGTAAACATTTTCTTGTAAACCTCTCATGTTAGGATGACCATAAGCAAAGGCTCAATTGGTGGCTGACATCCAGCTCTGTTTCAACGTGTCCTATACTGTCACAATTGCAGAGTAGGCAACATTATAGAACATATCAAGATATGGATCGTGTCAGCTACtaattgagcctttgcttctggacCAGCCTAACATTGTAAACATTTTTTCATAAACCCTCATGTTAGGGTGACCATAAGGGAAGACTCAATTGGTGGCTGACAGCGAGCTCTGTTTCGATATGTCCTATACTGTCACTACTGCAGAGTAGGCAACATTATAGAACATATTGAAATACAGGTTGCTGTCAGCCACcaattgagcctttgcttctggatCAGCCTAATATCTTGAGTATTGCAGTGACTTTCCCTAGGACTCATGCTTAGTCGATGATGTTTGTCTGCCAGTTGCAATTAGGTTTGACTAGAGTTTGAAACCCTAGACAGTATTTTTACCTTGCAACTATATAGACGCTGGTTGTGTTTAAAACTCTACATGGGTTTGGCTAGATTCCAGAGGACTGTATCTATGAATCTGATTTGCACAATGCCATAATTCAAGAAGTTGCAATCATATCATCTAAAACTCTGTTTGACCTTGCAGGTTGCACGCGCAAGCTCTAACGATCGCTGCCTTAGGTAGTTGTGCATTAGTAGAGTACTATGACCAGAACTACGGCTCTTCAGGACCAAAGGTGGACAAATATACAAGGCATTACATGTCACACTCGCATAAAGATTAATTATCTGCATGGTCGGTGCTGGATCCTGGATTAGTTTTAGGTTCTTTCCTGGGCTCCATCAAAGGGGTCTCCCAGGATTGTTCCTTTAAGTCTTCTTTATTGCGAAACGAAATGATACTTGCCAGGTCCTGTCCTGAGCAATGAGGGTGTTATACACAATTGCATATATGATCTGCATAACGTGAATGTAAGATTCATTCTGTAACATTATGTTGTATCTTTATATGATGTTGCACTGGACATAACAACAGTGTTCCGATGTTGCACTGGATTACCTGAGATCCTGTCATGTGGTACCTCATGTTCATGGCTCACACATGATGTGCCTCTTTCTTTCTCTGCGAAATTGCTAATGAGCAATGAAAGGCAGTTTTGTGTCTAATGGTTGGACCAAATTTATACGAAAGAGTACCAACACCAAATAAGCACCCACTAATTTTGTGTCCCAAAATTTGACAACAAAGAAAAATAACTAGAAAGCGATATTAAAAAGATCACAACCTTCTCAAAGTTTCGAACACTGGAGGCATCCAGAACTTAATGTGGCTGCATCAATCAACTGAAAACCGGCCTGGAGTACACATTCATACCAGGAGTTGCTCGTGATGCACATTGAACAATCCAACAGAGagataaaaacagagttgttggCTATGTATCCACCTGGAGTGACCATACACGGCCAGAAACAAAGGTCCATGAGAGAGACTCAGAGGCTCAAGTGACCAAGAAGATGAAGACCATGAGGGCGAAGAGGAACATAATAAGAGTGTGCATGAAAATAATGGATATGATGATGAAGAAAGTGTAATGGTGACTAAAACGAACTATTATATGCATTTTTAACTTCAAAAACATCTCTAGTCTTATGGTCCTACCTTTCAGGGTCCTAAACATGATATTGTTGTTGAAATATATTTGTCCGTTCTTTTGAATGAAGTACATAACTATTACATATCGCTGTCGAATTCGGACTTTTGAATGAAGTACATAATAAATTTAATAATTATTACATATCGCTGTCGCATTTGAATCTTTTGAATGAAATACACAAATTTAATAATTATTACGTATCACCTTGGAAGCGGAAAGTATATATAAATGGAAAGTATATATAAAATGGATAGTGCAATATGAGCTATGGGTAGAGTTGGATGATGGATCGCATCCCTAGGACGGGCTGTATTTTGTAATGACTAAACCCTGCTTCCATGAATATCTTTTGCCAGCTGAGTTCCTCACGTTCTTTGCTCATGAATAGCATCATCATTTGCATATCCATCAAGacttgagcttgaagtacttgctGTGAGTGTGAAGGAGATCCAACAACAGCATCGATGATTATCACCTTCCCTGCTTTCGCTCCTTGGGCAATGGCCTCTCTGCATTTTGTCAGGATCTTCACGCAATCCTCGTCGCTCCAGTTGTGTAGCACACACTGCCAATCGAGCAAGTCAAAAATATCAGTAATAAATCAGGCAATACATTTATACGttaatatttatttttttctttttgtcggATGCATCCGTTTATTCTCGTTAGGCGCTCACTTGTTTTGTGGGGCTGGTTGTAATAGGAAGtactatcatatactagtatcatgcatatgatattagtGTACGATACTATCTTccgaatgcatagtatcatatattagtatcatgtaatattatatttcattgccatgcatgacacatagtaatatagcatttattatgatacggtatcatgatatgatatgatactcaaccctctatTTCTTCATTTAATTATATGATATCTTATCAAAATtggctagttggcatgcatgatattaGCTATGATACTATTATTACGACCAACATGAGGAATCGGTATAAATGTGAACGGGAAGTTGCTAGAATGTGCCTTTCTTACTACTGTAAATAAATTTTTAAAAATAAATTATACCTTAAGCAGAACTGCATCAGCTGGTGGAACGTATTCCATCATGTCGCCGGCAGCAAACTCAACCGACTCATGTGTCGAGACGACGCCTTGTACAACATGCGGGAGGTCCAGCACCGAACACTTGACATGCGGGAAGGCCTTGGCGATGGCCGTCGCCATGGTGCCGTTCCCGCCGCCGACGCCGACCAGCGACGTCACGCCCGTGAACACCTCGCCGCACTCGCGGACGACGAGCTCCGCCATGTGTCGGCTGTCGGACCCCATCGCCTCGTTCACCAGCGCGTTGAACTCCGTGTCATAGCCGGCCGCGCCGTAGGGGCTCTCGCCGTGCGCCATGGCGAACGCCGGCTGATCACCCTGGCCGTCCCTCTGGAACCACTGGTGCAGCCGGAGGGAGGCCTCCAGGAACAGCGGCGAGGTGCCCATGAGCACGCACGGCGACAGGCACGCGCCGCTGCCGCTGACAAGAAGGCGAGACACCGGGTTGAGGCCGTACCGGACGCTGCCCTCGCCGCCGCTGGCGGTAGGAACGTCCACATCCACAGCCACGGCCGTGAAGATTCCTTCCACGGCTAGCATCTTCATGAGCCGGGACAGGTACGGTCGTTTGCTGCAAGGGAGGGCGAGGGTGGAGGACAGGTCGGGCAAGGAGGCCGCGCCGCCGCAGCGGTGGAGAGCGTCGGGGATTCCGAGCTTTACCGCGCTGTGCAACGCCATGGACTTGAGGTAGCCTAAGGAGTGGCGCACGAGCTCTGCCTCAGCTTGCAGAAGCTCCGCGCTTGAGGTGGTGGCCATTTTGGCCCTGCTTTCTTCTCCTATTATGATCTTTACTAAGAGTTTGAGTAATACTGGTGTGGTCTGAGAATCAAATCTCAGCTAGGGATGATTTATAGGTCCGATACCAGCAACGGTGCACGTGTTACGAGGAGAGGGTCTGGTACCATGCCATGTTTAATGTCTTCAAATCAAAATAAAACAGGGTATCCactcataagagcatctccaacgccgacctcAAACCGTCCAGACCCATTTTGCCATCAAACACGATACTCCGCAAACCGGAGACAATTTGTGAGGAGAGAGGGGCTTTGCCGCAGTCCGGACCGCCGCCACGTAGGACTCCAACACCTCAGGCCAACTCAAATCCCCTCTCGATCCACTTTTCTTCCAATCCACCTCTGCTTTCCTCTTGCTTTGCATATGCACCTTCCTCGTCTGATGTCGCCGCGGCTGTACATCTCCGGCCGCCGTCCAGGTATCATAGGACGTCCACAACCCCACCAATGCGCATGCCCTCCTTGGACTACGCCACCGTCCACCCAGGATCCCTCCGCCCCTCTGCCGACGATGTCCATGGCGGATACCACGCCCGACAGGTGTTCGGTCAAATTTCATTGAGCTTTTTTGTCGAACTTCTTGTTGTTTTCTAGAGTAAAGCACGATGACGAGGTACTCGGTGACCGACGATGAGTTGTCACGTGATGCGTGGTCGGCCGTATCTGCGGACTTCGTAGGAAGGAACTCTAGGGGCTCGATCTTTTGGCAGCAGGTGCATGCTTTCAGGATCCTGAAAATTGTAGCCGGGATCCAAAGGGTCAATAGCTAGGACAAACAAGTTCCTCGAGCACCAATGTAGCATTGATATTGTTTGTTGAAATATATTGTCCGTTTTTTTGAATGAGGTACACAAGTTTATTAATTAATACATGTCCCTCCCGAATTCAGACTTTTGAATGAAGTACCAAATTTAATAATTATTACATATCCCTGGCGAATTTGGATCCTTTGAATGAAATGCATAAATTTAATGACTATTACGTATCCCCGTGGTAGCGGAAAGTATAAAATGGATAGCGCAATATGAGGAAAAAGGACTATCCATGGATAGGTGGAAAAGCCGCAAGCTGGAACTTTGGCAAAAAAAACCCGGGGGCTCCCGCGATCGCTATGGCGATCTGGCGACCACGGAGACAGTGCGTGAGGGATCCCTGGCAGGTGAGTTCCTTCCTACTATTGATGCGGGAGTTTCGATCCGGTCAAGTAAGACAAAGATACCAAAGGATCTGGTGTTGGGCGCTTCTTTGGAAGCCGTTGATTCAGACTCTGCGGACTGCCATATGGAGCCGGTGCCTTTGGCAGGATATCCAATTTTCTTAGGAAATAGGGAGAGGAATCAGGGGGGAGCGATTGTAGCTTCGGATTTGATCGGGGGAGATGTTGATTTTAATTGTAATGGCAAAAAAAGAGGGAGTTCCATTGGAATTGTTAGGAAACGGACTAATCAAGGGCATTTAATTTTTGTTAATTGTATCAATTATGGATTGGAGGATTTGAGGGTGGGGGACAAGAGGTGCTATATCTATGGCAACAGGGGACACCCATGTTCCTCGCATACGTAGTTTCTCGAATCAGTCTTCTCTGCATACAGTTTCCTCGCACTTGAGCTCGGGTTCAGTGGTGAACACCATGGCTGATGGGGGTGAGATGAAAGAGAGGTCAGTGGAGGCGGTGATGGAGGGTATGGTGAGCGCGGGAggggtgcttgccgcggtagaggagCTGTGATCTCAACCGGCAATGATCGGGGCTGGGGTCTCCCTGATCCAGCCTTCTCCGGATCGGCTAGGGAAGATGGTGTCGAGGCGCTCCCATGGCAACAGCACGCCTCTCGTCATCGACATGGAGGCGGCTCGCAAGGCCGTCAGCGGTTTTCTGGTGGTCAGGCGCCTCCTCTCCCCCTTCAAGGTTAATCCAAAGGGTCATTGTCGACGACCTTCGGAACACGACTTGGAAGAACCAAGGGGTCATCATCATCCAAGAGGTGGCCAGCGACGATGGGAGGTTCATTCTCAACTTAGCCGCTGAGAGTGACTGCCGGTTTGTGCTTAAAGCGCAGCCATGGCACTTCAAGCGGGACGGCCTCATCTTCGCCGAGTTCGACGGCAAGGGCGACCCGACGGAGGATGACCTTGGCGTCATGACCATGTGGTTCCAGGTACGCGACCTCCCGTTCGAGCTCAAGACGGAGAATGTAGGGTGGTCTCCTGAGGATCAACTGGGAGAGGTGCTGGAGGTATCGCATCGTAACCATATTATTGTTGAAAAACATTTGCGTGTGCGGGTGAAGATTTTATTGCATGAACCTCTGAAGAGCTCTGTAGTGATTACCCCTTTAGGCAGCTCGAAGATTCTTAAATTTGATGTAAAGTATGAGAAGCAACCTTTGTACTATGAGTGTTGTGGGATAGTAGGTCATACTTCTGAGAGATTTTGTAAAATCCCAAGTGAGGAGAGAGTAGTTTGCTTCTCAAAAAACCTTAGTGTTGAGCCTTACTGGAAGAGCCAAGTggtgtctactacataaccttcttcttgtagacgttattgtgcctccaaatgcagaggtttgtaggacagtagcaaatttctctcaagtgaatgacctaaggtttttcaatccgtgggaggtgtaggatgaagatggtctctcttaaacaactctgcaaccaaataacaaagagtctcttgtgtccccaacacacccaatacaatggtaaattgtataggtgcactagttcggcgaagagatggtgatacaagtgcaatatgcatggtagatataggtttttgtaatttgaaaatataaaaatagcaaggtaactaatctataccaatataaaaagacccaaaggggcagatccgaCGTATCTCGACCATCGAACTAAGTTAATCCAACGACCTTGACTGCTCCAATGGTGAGCGTTAAACGTGTTTAacgtgcaattaatatcataccaaatatcaCACTAATCACAAGATTAACACACAACTAGCATACCTTATATCCGCGTGgaattaatatattgcctaaatattaacGTGCATTGCCCATGCGCATTtactagtgataaaagtgagcgaaaacggtattgtaatgcgttgaaacaaagcctagggttcatactttcactagtgcaagttctctcaacataattggatcatataacaatccctcaacatgcaacaaagagtcacttcaaagtcactaatagcatagaacaaacgaagagattattgtagggtacgaaaccacctcaaagttatcctttctgatcgatctatttcaagagtctgtagtaaaataacacgaagctattctttccattcaatctatcctagagttcatactagaataacatcttaagacacaaatcaacgaaaaccctaatgtcacctagatactccaatgtcacctcaagtatccgtgggtatgattatacgatatgaatcacacaatcttagattcatctattcaaccaacacaaagaacttcaaagagtgccccaaagcttgtaccgaagagtcaagacgaaaacgtgtgccaacccctatgcataagttcacgaggtcaccgaactcgcaagttgatcaccaaaacatacatcaagtggatcatgtgatatccaattgtcaccacagataagcacatgcaagacatacatcaagtgttctcaaatccttaaagactcaatccgataagataacttcaaagggaaaactcaattcatcacaagagagtagagggggagaaacatcataagattcaactataataacaaagctcgtgatgcatcaagatcgtgtcgaatcaagaacacaagagagagagagagagagagatcaaacacatagctactggtacataccctcagccccgagggtgaactactctctcctcgtcatggagagcgttgggatgatgaagatggccaccagagagggattccccccttcggcagggtgccggaatgggtctagattggttttcgatggctacagaggcttgcgacggcggaactcccgatttaggtttctttctagaagtttggggttaaataagaggtgttggagtcaggaAAAAATCAGGGGGGTCCTCGagttggccacgaggtagggggtgcgcccagtggggttgggcgcgcccccaccctcgtggtggcctcgggactcttttggcccatcgccgatactccgtgggcttcttctggtccaaaaatgatctccgtgaaatttcaggtcaattggactccgtttgatttttcttttctgcgatactcaaaaataaggaaaaaacagaaactggcactaggctctcggttaataggttagtcccaaaaatcatataaaatagcatataaatgcatataaaacatccaaggttgataatataatagcatggaacaatcaaaaactatagatacgttggagacgtatcaccaaggtACTAGTAGGAGGGGTCTCCTCTTCAGGAACTACTCTCGCGGTGGCAAGCATATGTCTACAGGCATCGTCGACAAGAACACCGCCAAACCCGCCGACGTCGTCAAGGTGGCCACTGCCGTGGGTGGTCTCACGATCTCCGATAAGGAGGTCGGCTCTTCCGTCAAGACGACCACCGGCCAGGAGGGCCGAGCTTGGGGGTCTTACCGCCCGCATTGGAAGGCGCGTCACTTGGTTAGGAGGACCAGGAGGGCGCGATGGCTGCTCTTGCCGGGCGGGACCATGAGGTCCAGGGCCAAGTAGCCGCGGAGGACTTGCGCCAGGAGGGGATGCAAGACCAGTAGCTGCAGGCTACTGTCGACTCGGTCCAAGCCCTCCTGGCGGGTCAGATGGTCACTTGCACTCAATCACAGGGGATGCCCAGCCAGGTCCCAGCGCCTGGGGGTGATAATGGCAGCCTCCTCTTTCGgccgggggtgcttgatacgtccattttgcatcatgcttttatatcgatatttattgcattatgggatgttactacacattatgtcactatacttatgcctattctctcttcttttacaaggtttacatgaagagggagaatgccggcagctggaattctgggctagaaaaggagcaaatattagagacctattctgcacaactccaaaagtcttgaaacttcacgggagcatgttttggaatatataaaaaatattggtgaaagaattaaccagagggggcccacaccctggccacgagggtggggcgcgccctactgataacccacaagtataggggatcgcaacagttttcgagggtagagtattcaacccaaatttattgattcgacacaaggggagccaaagaatattctcaagtattcgcagctgagttgtcaattcaaccacacctggaaacttaatatctgcagcaaagtgtttagtagcaaggtaatatgatagtagtggtaacgatagcaaaaggtaacagtagtaaaagtagtgtttttggtattttgtagtgatgatagcaatagcaacggaaaagtaaataagcaaagaacaatatatggaattctcgtaggcaatggatcagtgattgagaattatgccggatgcggttcatcatgtaacagtcataacctagggtgacacagaactagctccaattcatcaatgtaatgtaggcatgtattccgaatatagtcatacgtgcttatggaaaagaacttgcatgacatattttgtcctaccctcccgtggcagcggggtcctaatggaaactaagggatattaaggcctccttttaatagagtaccggaacaaagcattagcacatagtgaatacatgaactcctcaaactatggtcatcaccggtaagtatcccgattattgtcacttcggggttaacggatcataacacataataggtgactatagacttgcaagataggatcaagaactctcatatattgatgaaaacataataggttcagatctgaaatcatggcactcggaccctagtgacaagcattaagcatagcaaagtcatagcaacatcaatctcagaacatagtggatactagggatcaaaccctaacaaaactaactcgattacatgataaatctcatccaacccatcaccatccagcaagcctacgatggaattactcacgcacggcggtgagcatcatgaaattggtgatggaggatggttgatgatgacgatggcgacgaattcccctctccggagccccgaacggactccagatcagccctcccgagagcttttagggcttggcggcggctccgtatcataaaacacgatgaatccttctctctgatttttttctccccgaaaccaaatatatagagttggagttgaggtcggaggagctccaggaggcccacgaggtagggggcgcccccccccccccaccctcgtggacaggtggtgggccacctggccttcatcttttgcgaggattttttattatttctgaaaatttgttccgtgaagtttcaggttattccgagaacgtttgtttctgcacataaataacaccatagcaattctgctgaaaacagcgtcagtccgggttagttccattcaaatcatgcaagttagagtccaaaacaagggcaaaagtgtttggaaaagtagatacgacggagacgtatcaactcccccaagtttaaacctttgcttgtcctcaagcaattcagttgataaactgaaagtgataaagaaaaacttatacaaactctgtctgctcttgttgttgtaaatatgtaaagccatcattcaagttttcagcaaagattatgactaaccacattcacaataacgcttaggtctcaagtttactcatatcaatggcataatcaactagcgagcaataataataaatctggaTGACAAcactctcaaaacaatcataatatgatataacaggatggtatcttgctagccctttctgagaccacaaaacataaatgcagagcacctttaaagatcaatgactgactagacattataattcatggtaaaagagattcagtcaagtcatactcaatgtaaactaacaataatgaatgcaaatgacagtggtgctctccaactggtgctttttaataagaggatgacgactcaacatgaaagtaaatagataggcccttcgtagagggaagtagggatttgtagaggtgccagagctcgattttgaaatagaggtgaataatattttgagcggtatacttccattgtcaacataacaaccaagagatggcaatatcttccatgctacacacattataggcggttcccaaacagaatggtaaagtttatactaccccttccaccaacaagcatcaatccatgacttactcgaaacaacgagtgcctccaactaacaagagtcctagggggagttttgtttgcaattattttaatttgatttgcataaagcatgggactgggcatccc
This window harbors:
- the LOC119351929 gene encoding flavonoid O-methyltransferase-like protein Os11g0303600; this encodes MATTSSAELLQAEAELVRHSLGYLKSMALHSAVKLGIPDALHRCGGAASLPDLSSTLALPCSKRPYLSRLMKMLAVEGIFTAVAVDVDVPTASGGEGSVRYGLNPVSRLLVSGSGACLSPCVLMGTSPLFLEASLRLHQWFQRDGQGDQPAFAMAHGESPYGAAGYDTEFNALVNEAMGSDSRHMAELVVRECGEVFTGVTSLVGVGGGNGTMATAIAKAFPHVKCSVLDLPHVVQGVVSTHESVEFAAGDMMEYVPPADAVLLKCVLHNWSDEDCVKILTKCREAIAQGAKAGKVIIIDAVVGSPSHSQQVLQAQVLMDMQMMMLFMSKEREELSWQKIFMEAGFSHYKIQPVLGMRSIIQLYP